AGCCGTGCAGGAGTTGCCTCAGGACTGTCAATGGCGGTGAGTCTGCAAGCGAAaagcagatgaagaggataagTAGCAACTCCGACAAAAGTGGTCAAGGCAAAGACGAGAGAGACCCCATGATTCGAGACAGGGCGCTGTGGCACCAAATTATGCGGAGACCTGGAACTCACAAGGGTGTCTTGTCTCTTGTTTGTCACTCCCTTCGTCCGAAGAAAAGCGGGCGCGGGCGAGAGGCTGCGGGGTCGAGATCCAGGTCCACTCTCTCGATAGCACCAGCAAATGATGCCCCCGGCTTTGAACAATAATACATACCCTCCATGGAAGCTTTTCCAAGATGTGAGGGTTGAGCCTTGAATAGTGAAGGTGTCGAGAGTGAGATGCTAAGTCGAAGTTGCATCAGTCCGTATCCCAGGTGCGAGGCCAAGAATGCACTTCGGCCGAATTGGGTACTACTAGTTGACTAGTACAGCAAATGAGATTCACAATTGATCATTCCACGGGTATCACTATTATATATGGAGTCATTATTCATAAATTCATCATTGCAATGCAGCTTCCTTGGGCCTTTGTTTGCGTCGTTTGCGCAGGACAAGAACAAAAAAGACGAGCGCCACCAAAAGAACAACCAAGCTCCCCAGACCAGCAACCAAGCCGATGAACAACGACTTATGGTTATCTATCCATGACGAATTGCCACTGTAATACTGCGATAAAGAGCAGTATCCTTCATCCTTCCACTGGCAAGTCGTTGGGTCGCAGCAGCGCGCCTCAGACTCGACGCATGAGTCCCCTCCGCAGTCGCACGCCTCACCAGTCTCAACAATCCCATTACCGCATTGGCCGTCTGGGAGATTCACCTTGTCTCCCAGCTCCTCTACCTCCTTGGGGGTAACGAGGCATTGCGTGTCGATGGCGGCCTGGTTTATCTTAGAGCAGATGCTTCTCACTGTGCATACCGAGAAGCCTGTTATTCTTTTGTGAGCAATCGGGTTCATTAGGTATTCCTCGTTGGCATCGCATACGGACGATGATAACGGGCAGCAATCCCCAGATGGATCCTGGTTCGAGGAGCAACTGTCAGAACTACAGTCATGGTTTGCACCGAACATGTGGGCAGACTCATGACTAGCCATAGCCAAGTTAGCAACGGATCGTCAATAACGTTTGATTGAGACGAAAGACAAAAAAGCAAAAGCGAAACTCACGCGAAGACCTGCCATTCGGTTTTGGAATGAGCAACGACATTGGCCCCAGTCCCAGATCCGAACATCCCATATTGTGTCTTGCATGTTTGTCCCACCCAGGATACGCCTACTTCGCCAGCTGGAGGCACGCAACCTGTCATAAGCGTCCAGAAAGCATTGCCGTCCTGAACAGTAGTCCTCCAATCACCAAATTTATTTAGCCGCCAGTTCAAATCGCCTGTCGAGCAGGGCATATTCCATTGATGCGCGCCAGATGTACTGTTTGAACATTCCGACTCGCTCATCACCATATCTTGAAGTGCTAGGGCTATGTTGAAGCTGTTTTCAAAGACAACTGATGCCGTATTTACGACATTGATCACATTACGCCTCGCATCCGCATCAGAGTCGAACAAACTCCTGTACGAACAATCGATTGCAATCCCCATATACGCAACCCGTTTCGTATCAAAGCAGTCGGACGAGCTCCCAAATGCTGGTGCGGCTTCAGTCGACAAAGACTGCCGTTTGTGAAAAGCCGAACCTGGGGTTGTCATACATCCGGTTCGGTTCAAAGCAAGTCCTGCCTCGCCTGTCGAGTCTATGGCCGAAGCTGGATAGACTTTGAGTTCTCCACCCTTAGCAGTACCGGATGAGCCAGCATCGTGGCGCTGCGTCTGGACCTCAAAAACCTCGTCTGATATTGTGAATGTACCTTCGAACAATGGGGATGGTCCTTCTCGGGTAACCATTAGCCTTGCCCATCCAACATTGCCCCAAGGCTGGCCAGGCAGCTTTGTCCATACTGCGCCTTTAGTGACGTGGTACGACTGTCCTGGGATTGTGTTTGCATCCTGGATATTTTGGCCGCTGTCTAAATAACGGATTCGTGTTTCTTGCGTAATGAGGTCCCGGTTCGGCTCCAATACGAATGCGACTTGCTGGTTATATCTGCCAAATTCGGCAGTTATGTTAAACCCCGAACGCCCTGCGATCGTGTGGGACGGGGTGTTTATAACCGGATGTGACAGGCGAATAGAAGACTCTCCGAAAAGTCCTATCAGTTTCAACATAAGCTAGTGCAATCGAAAACTCATTTCCTTCGGGTCTGCCTACCTGCCGCGCCTGACGAGGGCACATAAAGTGCTAGAAGGGCAGCAAAACTGCAGAGACCCTTCATTCTAGCCAACTATTCCTGGGAATCGCGTGAAGAGCCGTCATAAGGCCCTGTACTGATGCATTTGGGCGGATAAATCATGTCTCCTGCTCGGAAATGATGGAATACCAAGCGCTTATATACAAACAACTGCCAAGCTGAACATCATAACCCTAGGGAGTTTGAACTACGCCCCCACCAGAATCCTGCGTGTCTCACGCTGACCGATAGGCCCCGTTGTTATTAGACTACGTACACCATAGGTTACATTTCTGCCTTGAGTCAAGAGCTGTCCAGGACTCAAGGGCCAAGGCTGTCGCGCGGCCCGCTCAGACTGGGGGGCCAAATGTTCTCTAGTTGCTGGGCAAACATAGCCTTTAGACTAGGCGACAAGGGAGCCCTTGTCTCGTCTGATTTCCTCGGAAATAGAACTTGAAAGCGCCAGGTCATTTGAAGGTGTACGGTGTATGATCCAATCAGACAGAATGACCGGGCGAATACCGGGCAGCGCTTTCTGAGGTCATCATCAAAAACGTAGGTATTTTCGTATCCTTCTCCCGTAAGGAATGACAGGTTATGAGCTATGGAAAATTggcaagctcctcctggtTTCTCGATTGGCTCGGGATCTTCCATGTGGAGGAGGCCGGACAAGTCGGAAGAGCTGGCTGGACTTCACTTGAACAGATTACAGAAGCGCCTGGATTTATTAGCAGTGACGATCTTTATTTATTCGGGGATCATGGTGTCGCGACTTGCCGCACAGCCTCATCCAGCGTCTACACTAGCCAGCAAGCA
Above is a window of Aspergillus puulaauensis MK2 DNA, chromosome 2, nearly complete sequence DNA encoding:
- a CDS encoding uncharacterized protein (COG:O;~EggNog:ENOG410Q2K2;~InterPro:IPR024079,IPR001590,IPR036436;~MEROPS:MER0182135;~PFAM:PF13688,PF13574,PF13582,PF13583;~SECRETED:SignalP(1-20);~TransMembrane:1 (n4-15c20/21o522-547i);~go_function: GO:0004222 - metalloendopeptidase activity [Evidence IEA];~go_function: GO:0008237 - metallopeptidase activity [Evidence IEA];~go_process: GO:0006508 - proteolysis [Evidence IEA]), coding for MKGLCSFAALLALYVPSSGAAGLFGESSIRLSHPVINTPSHTIAGRSGFNITAEFGRYNQQVAFVLEPNRDLITQETRIRYLDSGQNIQDANTIPGQSYHVTKGAVWTKLPGQPWGNVGWARLMVTREGPSPLFEGTFTISDEVFEVQTQRHDAGSSGTAKGGELKVYPASAIDSTGEAGLALNRTGCMTTPGSAFHKRQSLSTEAAPAFGSSSDCFDTKRVAYMGIAIDCSYRSLFDSDADARRNVINVVNTASVVFENSFNIALALQDMVMSESECSNSTSGAHQWNMPCSTGDLNWRLNKFGDWRTTVQDGNAFWTLMTGCVPPAGEVGVSWVGQTCKTQYGMFGSGTGANVVAHSKTEWQVFAHESAHMFGANHDCSSDSCSSNQDPSGDCCPLSSSVCDANEEYLMNPIAHKRITGFSVCTVRSICSKINQAAIDTQCLVTPKEVEELGDKVNLPDGQCGNGIVETGEACDCGGDSCVESEARCCDPTTCQWKDEGYCSLSQYYSGNSSWIDNHKSLFIGLVAGLGSLVVLLVALVFFVLVLRKRRKQRPKEAALQ